A segment of the Brevundimonas sp. M20 genome:
GCCTCCATCTATGTGGCCTTCACCCGCGAGATGGCCGCCCAGCAAGGCGGCTTCGCGGACGCCGAGGCGATTCAGGCGGCGCTCCGGCGCGGCTCGGCCTATGAGCCGGCCCAGCTGTCGCGCGGGTTGATCGCCTACGCCTCCATCGTCGCCCTGCAGTCGCCCGAGTTCGTCAGCGGCGTACGCCAATACGCCGTTGATCGCGCCACCCGCGAGCAACTGGCCGCCAACATCGCCTCCGACCCGCGCTGGGCCTCGCGCCTGCCGGGCGCGGACGCCGCCGCGGGCCTGATCATGGCCGCCCTGGGTCGCGACATCGACGCCCTGGGCGCCGCCGCGACCGCCATCGAGAATGACGCCTACGCCATCCAGGCCGACTCCCGGCGCTCCTGGGCCGTGGCCCCGGTGGCGAACCGCGACGGGCGACTGGCCGGGGCCAAGGCCAGCTCGGCGCAGGCCATGCTGCCCTCCGCGCCCGACGCGAGCCGCCTGACCGCCGCGGCCCACGCCGGGACCGGACTGGACCTGCCCGCCGGTCGCCCCCGCCAGCCGGGCTACCCGCCCGTGGTCGAACGCGCCCTGGCGCTGGCCGCTCTGGCGGCGCTGGGCGAGGCGGGCGACGCCGCCCTTCCCCGGACGACGGCGCTTCAGGACGATCCGGTCAGTCAGGCCTGTCTGGCGGAATCCAAGCTGATGCTGTTCCAGTGTCTGGCCGCCTCCCGCCCCAGCTATGAGGACGTGTTCTGCGTCGGCCGTCATGTGGTGCGCGACATCGCGACCTGTGTGCGCGGCGCCGCCCTGCCGGCCGCCACGGTGCGGGTGTCCGGGGTGCAGGTGGTGGAAGAGCCCCGCATCACGCCCGCTCCGGACGGTCTGGCCGCGCCGACGCCCGCGGCGCCCGCTCCGACGCCCAGCCCGACGCCCAGCCCCACGCGACGACTCAACTCCGGGCCGAACAGCAGTCTCCGCTAGGGAGAATCATCACCTTGTGATCCGCATCCTCCGGCTACGCTTGGATTAACGCTCGGAGAACCCTTTTCTCCGCGATATAGGGTGCAGTCTGTGGTCGCGTCCCGCCGGAGGGACGCTGAGGGTCGGGGTTCTGTAATGTTCAAGGGTCAAATGCGTCGCGGACTCACGCTCGCCGCTGTCGCCGCCGCCGCCGTACTCGCGGGTTGCGCCACGGATGAACCGGCCGCGCCGCCGCCCGCCCCCCCGCCCCCGCCCCCGCCGCCCGCCGTGTCGATGAACGAGGGCGTGGCGCAGGCCGCCTCCATCTATGTCGCCTTCATGCGCGACGTCGGCACCATCCCGCCCGGCGGCTTCACCGACGCCGAGGCCATTCAGGCCGCCATCCGCAAGGGCGCGGCCTATGAGCCCGCCCAGCTGTCGCGCGGCATGATCGCCTACGGCTCGATTCTGGCGCTGCAGGCGCCCGAGTTCGTGCAGGGCGTGCGCACCTACGCCGTCGATCCGGCGGGGCGTCAGGACCTGATCAACCGCATCATCGCGGACCCGGCCGTCGCCGCGACCCTGCCGGGCGCCGACGCCGCCGCGGGCCTGATCGTCGAGACCCTGGGCCGCGACGTCGCCGCCATGCACCGCATCGCCGAAGGTGTTGAAGGCGACGCCTACACCATCCAGGAACGCCGCGACCCGCGCCGCCGCTGGGCCGTGACCCCGATCCAGAATCGCGACAGTCGTCTGCAAAGCGCCAAGACCCTGTCGGCCGCCCAGATGCTGCCGTCGGCGGAAGAATCGGCCCGCCTGTTCGCCGCCGCCCACTCCGGCGCTGGTCTGGATCTGAACCCGGGCCGTTCGGGCCCGCCCTACACCCCGGCGGTGACCCGCGCCCTGGCGCTGGCCGCCCTGGCCGCCCTCGGCGCCGGGGGCGAGGACTTCCGCACCAATACCGAAGCCATGACGGTCGATCAGAACAGCGAGTTCTGTCTGAATATGTCCAAGCTGATGCTGTTCCAGTGCCTGGCGGCCTCGCGCCCCAGCTATGAGGACATGTTCTGCGTCGGCCGTCACATCGCCCGCGATCTGTCCACCTGCACCGCCCAGAACATCACTCCGCCGACGCCCGAACTGGCTCCGACGGCGGTGGCCGAAGGCGAGGCGCCGGTCGCGTCCCAGGCCGCCGAGGCCGCGCAGGCGACCACGACCGCTTCGCTGAACAGCGGCCGCTGACCGCAAAGAGTCGACAGCGGTTGCGTACCGGGGCGCTTGCGTGTAATAGCCCCCGCTCCTGATTTCGAGGGTTCAGACCCCCGCCGCGCAGGCCCAAGGTTGGCGCGGTGTTCCTGTTGTTATTTGAGGCGAGCCAGATGGCCGAGATCATCCTGAACGTGGACGTCCGCGACGGCGTCGGCACCGGCGGCGCCCGCGCCGCCCGTCGCGCCGGCATGGTGCCCGGCATCCTGTACGGCGGCGACAAGGCCCCCGTCGCCATTTCGGTGAACGAGAAGGACTTCCGCAAGTCGCTCTACACCGGCAAGCTGCTGGGCCATCTGGTGACCCTGAAGTACGGCGAAGAGACCCAGCCGGTCATCGCCCGCGACGTGCAGTTCGACCCGGTGTCGGATCGCCCGCTGCACTTCGACCTGATGCGCGTCGACGAGAAGCAGACCATCAAGATTGAAGTGCCGGTGCACTTCATCAACGAAGACCAGTGCAAGGCCTTCCGTCAGGGCGGTTCGCTGGAAATCGTCCGTCACTCGGTCGAAATCTCGGTCCGCGCCGACCACATCCCGGAAGACCTGGTGGTCGATCTGGCCGGTCACAAGCTGGGCGACACCATTCGCTTCTCGGACATCAAGGTTCCGAAGGGCGTCGAGCCGACCATCACCGACCGTGACTTCGTGATCGCCTCCATCAAGTCGTCCTCGGCCGCCAAGGCCGCCGACGAGATCGAGGAAGCCATCGCCGAGGAACAAGCCGCCGTCGAAGCCGCCGCGGACGACGTTCCGGCCACCGAGCAATCGGACGAAGGCGAAAAGACCGAAGGCTAAGTCGCCCTCGATCCACTGTTTCTGGAGCGGCCCCTTCCGTTTACGGATGGGGCCGTTTCCTTGTCTGGACCACAGCCATGATCATCGTCGCCGGCCTGGGCAATCCCGGCCCGAAATATGAGAAGAACCGCCACAACATCGGCTTCATGGCCGTCGATGAGATCGCCCGTCGCTGGAATTTCGGGCCCGAGCGGGCGAAGTTCCAGTCGGTCATCCGCGAGGGCGAGGTCTCCACGGCGAACGGCGCGGTGAAGGTGCTTCTGATGAAGCCCCAGACCTATATGAAC
Coding sequences within it:
- a CDS encoding 50S ribosomal protein L25/general stress protein Ctc — protein: MAEIILNVDVRDGVGTGGARAARRAGMVPGILYGGDKAPVAISVNEKDFRKSLYTGKLLGHLVTLKYGEETQPVIARDVQFDPVSDRPLHFDLMRVDEKQTIKIEVPVHFINEDQCKAFRQGGSLEIVRHSVEISVRADHIPEDLVVDLAGHKLGDTIRFSDIKVPKGVEPTITDRDFVIASIKSSSAAKAADEIEEAIAEEQAAVEAAADDVPATEQSDEGEKTEG